In Gemmatimonadetes bacterium T265, one DNA window encodes the following:
- the rbsA1 gene encoding ribose import ATP-binding protein RbsA 1 codes for MPNVPAGATLPGAPLLDAAGVHKRYGGVHALRGVRLDVRAGEVHALVGENGAGKSTIINVLAGAVRRDEGRVTFGGREVDFRSPAESQAAGIAVIHQELATIPALSVAENLFMGRMPTRGGRLGVLDRRAMAARARELLAEVGLAVDPRVLVRELSLSNQQLVEIAKALSAGARLLIMDEPSASLTEHETQNLLGLVRRLRAQGVAILYISHRMHEVFAVSDRITVFRDGGYVRTVDTADVTPAAVVGLMVGRELAAAHQRDSSSAVARPVGETVLEVRGLTRRGGGEGGSVPLDDVSFTVRRGEIVGMAGLVGAGRSEAARAIFGADPFDAGEIRLAGKPVRFGSPSAAIAGGVGMVPEDRKGLALFLAKPVRWNVSMAALPRLRRGGIIPRGRERALAADYVERLRVRTPGVEAPVGALSGGNQQKTVLARWLATNPKLLILDEPTHGVDVGAKAEIYELVRALARDGLAILLISSELPEVLDLSDRVVVMRGGRVAATLDRAAADERTVMLHATGTGE; via the coding sequence ATGCCTAACGTTCCGGCCGGCGCGACCCTCCCCGGCGCGCCTCTCCTGGACGCCGCCGGCGTGCACAAGCGCTACGGCGGCGTGCACGCGCTGCGCGGCGTGCGCCTCGACGTGCGCGCGGGCGAGGTGCACGCACTCGTCGGGGAGAACGGCGCGGGCAAGAGCACGATCATCAACGTGCTCGCCGGCGCGGTCCGCCGCGACGAGGGGCGCGTGACGTTCGGCGGGCGCGAGGTCGACTTCCGCTCGCCCGCCGAGTCGCAGGCGGCGGGGATCGCGGTAATTCACCAGGAGCTGGCGACGATCCCGGCGCTGAGCGTGGCGGAGAACCTGTTCATGGGCCGCATGCCCACGCGCGGCGGCCGCCTCGGCGTGCTCGACCGGCGCGCGATGGCCGCGCGCGCGCGCGAGCTGCTGGCGGAGGTCGGGCTCGCGGTCGACCCGCGGGTGCTCGTGCGCGAGCTGAGCCTGTCGAACCAGCAGCTCGTCGAGATCGCGAAGGCGCTCTCCGCGGGCGCGCGGCTGCTGATCATGGACGAGCCGTCGGCCTCGCTCACCGAGCACGAGACGCAGAACCTGCTCGGCCTCGTGCGGCGGCTGCGCGCGCAGGGGGTGGCGATCCTGTACATCTCGCATCGGATGCACGAGGTGTTCGCGGTGTCGGACCGGATCACGGTGTTCCGGGACGGCGGGTACGTGCGCACGGTCGACACGGCGGACGTCACCCCGGCCGCGGTGGTCGGCCTGATGGTCGGGCGCGAGCTCGCGGCGGCGCATCAGCGGGATTCGTCGAGTGCGGTGGCGCGCCCGGTCGGCGAGACGGTGCTCGAGGTGCGCGGCCTCACGCGGCGGGGCGGCGGCGAGGGCGGGAGCGTGCCGCTCGACGACGTCAGCTTCACCGTGCGGCGCGGCGAGATCGTCGGCATGGCGGGCCTCGTCGGCGCGGGGCGCTCGGAGGCGGCGCGCGCGATCTTCGGCGCCGACCCGTTCGACGCGGGCGAGATCCGCCTCGCGGGCAAGCCGGTCCGCTTCGGCTCGCCGTCGGCCGCGATCGCCGGCGGCGTCGGGATGGTGCCGGAGGACCGCAAGGGACTCGCGCTCTTTCTCGCGAAGCCGGTGCGCTGGAACGTCTCGATGGCCGCGCTGCCGCGCCTGCGCCGCGGCGGGATCATCCCGCGCGGGCGCGAGCGCGCCCTGGCCGCGGACTACGTCGAGCGGCTGCGCGTGCGGACGCCCGGCGTCGAGGCCCCGGTCGGCGCGCTCTCGGGCGGCAACCAGCAGAAGACGGTGCTCGCGCGCTGGCTCGCGACCAACCCGAAGCTGCTCATCCTCGACGAGCCGACGCACGGCGTCGACGTCGGGGCGAAGGCGGAGATCTACGAGCTCGTGCGCGCGCTCGCGCGCGACGGGCTCGCGATTCTGCTCATCTCGTCGGAGCTCCCCGAGGTGCTCGACCTGAGCGACCGCGTCGTCGTGATGCGCGGCGGGCGCGTGGCGGCGACGCTCGACCGCGCAGCGGCGGACGAGCGCACGGTGATGTTGCACGCGACCGGAACGGGGGAATGA
- the araB gene encoding ribulokinase — MTHDGQSGAAEGQTGAHYAVGIDYGTNSVRALVVDVRTGEELGAGVFDYPSGARGILLDADDPELARQNPQDYLDGLAASVRAALARAADRPGFDAARVIGVGVDTTGSTPIPVDADGRPLGLQARFRDRPAAQVWLWKDHTSHAEARRVTDVAAAVRPHYLAKCGGRYSSEWFWAKILRCAHADPEVFDAAHTWVEHADWIPAVLTGTEHPERIRRGVCAAGHKAFYHPDWGYPDEEFLRALDERLVRVGRTLGTRAYSVAEPAGRLTDEWAARLGLPAGIPVAVGAFDAHLGAVGSGIREGTLVKIIGTSTCDLMIAPMARGVADIPGLCGIVPESVLPGAFGLEAGQSAVGDIFSWLVDTVKPADLGHAELTRAAERLRPGESGVLALDWWNGNRTVLVDQRLTGLMLGLTLYTTPAEIYRALVEATAFGARVIMERYEEYGVPVERIVNCGGISDKNPFVMQIYADVMGRPVQTSRSAQTCALGAAVAGAVVAGAGAGGHADFGAATAAMTGVRERVLTPVPAHRAVYDRLYALYRRLHDAFGVTNEGGSGGGLYSVMKELLDVRDAALRGAGADARADARLADAERSPTDDAEAPAAELPRVHAGTEG, encoded by the coding sequence ATGACGCACGACGGGCAGTCAGGCGCCGCGGAGGGCCAGACGGGCGCGCACTACGCGGTCGGGATCGACTACGGCACCAACTCGGTGCGCGCGCTCGTCGTCGACGTGCGGACCGGCGAGGAGTTGGGCGCGGGGGTGTTCGACTACCCGTCGGGCGCGCGCGGCATCCTGCTCGACGCCGACGACCCCGAGCTGGCGCGGCAGAACCCGCAGGACTACCTCGACGGGCTGGCGGCGAGCGTGCGCGCGGCGCTGGCGCGGGCCGCGGACCGCCCCGGCTTCGACGCGGCGCGCGTGATCGGCGTCGGCGTCGACACGACGGGGTCGACGCCCATCCCGGTCGACGCGGACGGCCGCCCGTTAGGCCTGCAGGCGCGCTTCCGCGACCGCCCCGCCGCGCAGGTGTGGCTCTGGAAGGACCACACGTCGCACGCCGAGGCGCGGCGCGTCACCGACGTCGCGGCGGCGGTGCGGCCGCACTACCTCGCGAAGTGCGGCGGCCGGTACAGCTCGGAGTGGTTCTGGGCGAAGATCCTCCGCTGCGCGCATGCGGACCCCGAGGTGTTCGACGCGGCGCACACCTGGGTCGAGCACGCCGACTGGATCCCCGCCGTGCTGACCGGCACCGAGCACCCGGAGCGGATCCGCCGCGGCGTCTGCGCGGCGGGGCACAAGGCGTTCTACCACCCCGACTGGGGCTACCCGGACGAGGAGTTCCTGCGGGCGCTGGACGAGCGCCTCGTGCGCGTCGGGCGTACGTTAGGCACGCGCGCGTACAGCGTCGCCGAGCCGGCGGGTCGCCTCACGGACGAGTGGGCCGCGCGGCTCGGCCTCCCCGCGGGGATCCCCGTCGCGGTCGGCGCGTTCGACGCGCACCTCGGCGCCGTCGGCTCGGGGATCCGCGAGGGGACGCTCGTCAAGATCATCGGCACGTCCACGTGCGACCTGATGATCGCGCCGATGGCGCGCGGCGTGGCCGACATCCCCGGGCTGTGCGGGATCGTGCCCGAGTCGGTGCTCCCCGGCGCGTTCGGGCTCGAGGCCGGGCAGAGCGCGGTGGGCGACATCTTCAGCTGGCTCGTCGACACCGTCAAACCCGCGGACCTCGGGCATGCGGAGCTGACGCGCGCCGCCGAACGGCTGCGGCCCGGGGAGAGCGGCGTGCTCGCGCTCGACTGGTGGAATGGCAACCGCACGGTGCTGGTCGACCAGCGGCTCACGGGGCTCATGCTCGGCCTCACGCTCTACACGACGCCCGCGGAGATCTACCGCGCGCTCGTCGAGGCGACCGCGTTCGGCGCGCGCGTGATCATGGAGCGCTACGAGGAGTACGGCGTCCCGGTCGAGCGGATCGTCAACTGCGGCGGGATTTCGGACAAGAACCCGTTCGTGATGCAGATCTACGCCGACGTGATGGGGCGGCCCGTGCAGACGTCGCGGTCGGCACAGACGTGCGCGTTGGGCGCGGCAGTCGCGGGCGCGGTGGTCGCGGGCGCGGGGGCGGGCGGGCACGCCGACTTCGGCGCCGCGACGGCGGCGATGACCGGGGTGCGCGAGCGGGTGCTCACGCCGGTCCCGGCGCACCGGGCCGTGTACGACCGGCTCTACGCCCTCTACCGCCGGCTGCACGACGCGTTCGGGGTGACTAACGAAGGCGGGTCCGGCGGCGGCCTCTACTCGGTGATGAAGGAGCTGCTGGACGTGCGCGACGCGGCGCTCCGCGGCGCCGGGGCGGACGCGCGCGCCGACGCGCGGCTCGCCGACGCCGAGCGGTCGCCGACGGACGACGCCGAGGCGCCGGCGGCTGAGTTGCCTCGGGTGCACGCGGGGACGGAGGGCTGA